The proteins below come from a single Sorghum bicolor cultivar BTx623 chromosome 4, Sorghum_bicolor_NCBIv3, whole genome shotgun sequence genomic window:
- the LOC8081653 gene encoding bidirectional sugar transporter SWEET4 has translation MVSPDTIRTAIGVIGNGTALVLFLSPVPTFIRIWKKGSVEQYSPIPYVATLLNCMMWVLYGLPVVHPHSMLVITINGTGMAIQLTYVTLFLLYSAGAVRRKVFLLLAAEVAFLGAVAALVLTLAHTHERRSMIVGILCVLFGTGMYAAPLSVMKMVIQTKSVEYMPLFLSLASLVNGICWTAYALIRFDLYITIPNGLGVLFAVAQLVLYAMYYKNTQKIIEARKRKTDQVAMTEVVVDGSGRASNNNTY, from the exons ATGGTCTCCCCTGACACCATCCGCACGGCCATCGGTGTCATAG GCAATGGGACCGCCCTGGTGCTCTTCCTCTCCCCAGT GCCTACCTTCATCCGCATCTGGAAGAAAGGGTCTGTGGAGCAGTACTCGCCGATCCCGTACGTGGCGACGCTCCTCAACTGCATGATGTGGGTGCTGTACGGCTTGCCGGTGGTGCACCCGCACAGCATGCTGGTGATCACCATCAACGGCACCGGCATGGCCATCCAGCTCACCTACGTCACGCTCTTCCTCCTCTACTCCGCGGGGGCGGTGCGCCGCAAGGTTttcctcctgctcgccgccgagGTGGCCTTCCTCGGCGCCGTCGCCGCGCTGGTGCTCACCCTGGCGCACACGCACGAGCGGAGGTCCATGATCGTTGGCATCCTCTGCGTCCTCTTCGGCACCGGCATGTATGCCGCCCCGCTCTCCGTCATG AAAATGGTGATCCAGACGAAGAGTGTCGAGTACATGCCCCTGTTCCTGTCTCTGGCTTCCCTCGTGAACGGCATCTGCTGGACCGCCTACGCGCTCATCCGCTTCGACCTCTACATCACC atcCCCAACGGGCTGGGCGTGCTGTTCGCGGTGGCGCAGCTAGTCCTGTACGCCATGTACTACAAGAACACCCAGAAGATCATCGAGGCACGCAAGCGCAAGACGGACCAGGTCGCCATGACGGAGGTGGTCGTCGACGGCAGCGGCAGGGCCTCCAACAACAACACCTACTGA